A part of Streptomyces sp. NBC_01235 genomic DNA contains:
- a CDS encoding TetR/AcrR family transcriptional regulator has product MGFEGADPGTVRPGGRTARVRASVLQAAGDALAEHGFAHLDLADIARRAEVGKTTVYRRWGTVTSLVADLLLDMAEQSLPRTETGSLLGDLKANARLVQRTLADPRQGALFKAVIAAATCEAKTAEALHRFYDIRVKEWAPCVQQAIDRGEVPEGTDVHEVIRAVSAPLYYRLLTSSDRLDEAAADQAAGAAVAAARAGAYLRGDEGRA; this is encoded by the coding sequence ATGGGGTTTGAGGGTGCGGATCCGGGGACCGTCCGTCCTGGAGGGCGCACGGCGCGGGTGCGGGCGTCGGTGCTGCAGGCGGCTGGGGACGCCTTGGCGGAGCATGGCTTTGCCCACCTGGACCTCGCCGACATCGCGCGCCGTGCCGAGGTGGGCAAGACCACCGTCTACCGCCGCTGGGGAACGGTGACCAGCCTGGTGGCCGATTTGCTGCTGGACATGGCCGAGCAGTCACTGCCGCGTACCGAGACCGGCTCGCTGCTCGGTGACCTCAAGGCCAACGCCCGGCTCGTGCAGCGCACCTTGGCCGACCCGCGGCAAGGAGCGCTGTTCAAGGCGGTGATCGCCGCCGCCACCTGCGAGGCGAAGACCGCCGAGGCCCTGCACCGCTTCTACGACATCCGCGTCAAGGAGTGGGCACCCTGCGTCCAACAGGCCATCGACCGGGGCGAGGTGCCCGAGGGCACCGATGTCCACGAGGTGATCCGTGCTGTCTCCGCCCCCCTCTACTACCGCCTGCTGACCAGCAGCGACCGCCTCGACGAAGCTGCCGCAGACCAGGCCGCCGGGGCCGCAGTGGCTGCAGCGCGTGCGGGAGCGTACCTGCGGGGCGACGAAGGTCGTGCGTGA
- a CDS encoding aldo/keto reductase, with amino-acid sequence MEYRRLGASGLKVPALSFGAGTFGGQGPLFGAWGNTDAQEARRLVDICLDAGITMFDTADVYSSGASEEVLGEAIKGRRDRVIVSTKTSLPMGDGPGDAGSSRSRLITACEDALRRLGTDYIDLFQLHAFDAGTPIEEVLSTLDDLVRAGKVRYLGISNFSGWQAMKSLASAERYGHPRYVAHQVYYSLIGRDYEWELMPLGLDQGLGALVWSPLGWGRLTGKVRRGQSLPANSRLHHTADYGPPVEDEHLYRVVDALDEIAQETGKSIPQIAINWLLQRPTVSSVIIGARDENQLRQNLGAVGWMLTPEQMAKLDAASGKTAPYPYFPYQRQEGFARLNPPAVASPPAA; translated from the coding sequence ATGGAATACAGGCGGCTGGGCGCATCCGGCCTCAAGGTCCCCGCACTGAGCTTCGGTGCCGGCACCTTCGGCGGCCAAGGGCCGCTGTTCGGTGCCTGGGGCAACACCGATGCGCAAGAAGCACGCCGTCTCGTGGACATCTGCCTCGACGCCGGGATCACGATGTTCGACACCGCCGACGTCTATTCCAGCGGGGCCTCCGAGGAGGTGCTGGGCGAAGCGATCAAAGGCCGCAGGGACCGGGTGATCGTGTCCACCAAGACCAGCTTGCCGATGGGCGACGGCCCAGGCGATGCGGGCTCCTCTCGTTCGCGCCTGATCACCGCATGTGAGGACGCCCTGCGCCGGCTCGGCACCGACTACATCGACTTGTTCCAGCTGCACGCCTTCGACGCCGGCACGCCGATCGAGGAAGTCCTGTCCACACTCGACGATCTCGTACGAGCAGGGAAGGTCCGCTACCTCGGCATCTCCAACTTCTCCGGCTGGCAGGCGATGAAGTCCCTCGCGAGCGCGGAGAGGTACGGCCACCCGCGCTATGTCGCACATCAGGTCTACTACTCCCTCATCGGCCGCGACTACGAATGGGAGTTGATGCCCCTCGGGCTCGATCAGGGCCTCGGAGCCCTCGTCTGGAGCCCCCTCGGCTGGGGACGGCTCACCGGCAAAGTCCGCCGCGGCCAGTCGCTACCGGCCAACAGTCGACTGCACCACACCGCGGACTACGGCCCGCCGGTGGAGGACGAACACCTCTACCGCGTGGTCGACGCCCTCGACGAGATCGCGCAGGAGACCGGCAAAAGCATTCCGCAGATCGCCATCAACTGGCTGCTGCAGCGACCGACCGTCTCCTCCGTCATCATCGGCGCCCGCGACGAGAACCAGCTTCGCCAGAACCTCGGTGCCGTCGGCTGGATGCTCACGCCCGAGCAGATGGCGAAACTCGACGCGGCGAGCGGCAAGACAGCGCCCTACCCGTACTTCCCTTACCAGCGCCAGGAAGGCTTCGCCCGCCTCAACCCACCAGCTGTCGCGTCTCCGCCCGCCGCATGA
- a CDS encoding sensor histidine kinase: METRAGLWRRRSSRSRRSETDGWATEGGATEVGATEGGATAVEAPIPLQVNALQAMCRQVFGFRLAMIAVAAPSALLNAAPGMSVRLVGAAVVVTFMGSYVLFRDWERFGPLLLRHPSLLAADTLFGTLLLISAGPDTTLAYVSVCTPLLAGIVYGWRGAACFASLQSLILLLVHATLVRESGVGLAERLLLPGFCVITGAVGSALRQLMLRFGVATQALTTVKARLAVTEAVAAERARLAREMHDSVAKTLHGVALAADALAHSAGSPEMDPTRVRQHAELVARAARRAAAESRELLTDLRRESDPAPGTDFLPELATAADDFAQRTGLPVTYHRPTDDPSSPSPSPSPSPSPSSSSSPSSSSSSSSSSSSYDGTTLPVPPAVARQLLTITSEALENAHRHAAPTHVEVRAAVTGALLTLSIRDDGRGLPPGTTLEQLRRTGHFGLVGMVERAASVGARLRIGPGPDSRGTEVRVELPLAALAPSATTTPTTSRTAPSREEAA, translated from the coding sequence ATGGAGACGCGGGCGGGGCTGTGGCGCCGTCGCAGCAGCCGCAGCCGCCGCAGTGAAACCGACGGGTGGGCAACCGAGGGCGGCGCAACCGAGGTCGGTGCAACCGAGGGCGGCGCAACCGCGGTCGAGGCCCCCATCCCCCTCCAGGTCAACGCCCTCCAGGCGATGTGCCGCCAGGTCTTCGGCTTCCGGCTGGCCATGATCGCCGTCGCCGCCCCCTCCGCCCTCCTCAACGCCGCCCCGGGCATGAGCGTCCGCCTGGTGGGCGCGGCCGTGGTCGTCACCTTCATGGGCTCCTACGTCCTCTTCCGCGACTGGGAACGCTTCGGCCCCCTCCTCCTGCGCCACCCCTCGCTCCTGGCCGCGGACACCCTGTTCGGCACCCTGCTGCTGATCTCGGCGGGCCCGGACACCACGCTCGCCTACGTCAGCGTCTGCACCCCGCTCCTCGCCGGCATCGTCTACGGCTGGCGGGGCGCCGCCTGCTTCGCCTCCCTCCAGTCGCTGATCCTGCTGCTGGTCCACGCGACCCTCGTGCGGGAGTCGGGGGTGGGCCTGGCCGAGAGACTGCTGCTGCCGGGCTTCTGCGTCATCACCGGCGCGGTCGGCTCCGCCCTGCGCCAGCTGATGCTCCGCTTCGGCGTGGCCACCCAGGCCCTGACCACCGTGAAGGCCAGGCTGGCCGTCACCGAGGCGGTCGCCGCCGAGCGCGCCCGGCTGGCCCGCGAGATGCACGACTCGGTGGCCAAGACGCTGCACGGCGTGGCCCTCGCGGCGGACGCCCTGGCCCATTCGGCGGGCTCACCCGAGATGGACCCGACCCGCGTGCGCCAACACGCCGAGCTGGTGGCCCGCGCCGCGCGCCGCGCCGCCGCCGAGTCCCGCGAACTCCTCACCGACCTCCGCCGCGAGTCGGACCCGGCGCCCGGTACCGACTTCCTGCCCGAACTGGCGACTGCTGCCGACGACTTCGCGCAGCGAACCGGCCTGCCGGTCACGTACCACCGCCCCACCGACGACCCGTCCTCGCCCTCGCCCTCGCCCTCGCCCTCGCCCTCGCCCTCGTCCTCGTCCTCGCCCTCGTCCTCGTCCTCGTCCTCGTCCTCGTCCTCGTCCTACGACGGGACGACGCTCCCCGTCCCGCCCGCCGTGGCCCGCCAACTCCTCACCATCACCTCGGAGGCCCTGGAGAACGCCCACCGCCACGCGGCCCCGACCCACGTCGAGGTACGAGCGGCCGTGACCGGCGCACTCCTGACCCTCAGCATCCGCGACGACGGCCGGGGCCTCCCGCCCGGCACCACCCTCGAACAGCTCCGCCGCACCGGCCACTTCGGCCTGGTCGGCATGGTGGAGCGGGCCGCCTCCGTCGGCGCCCGCCTCCGCATCGGCCCGGGCCCCGACTCCCGGGGCACCGAGGTGCGCGTGGAACTCCCCCTGGCCGCGCTCGCCCCGTCGGCCACCACGACTCCTACGACTTCGCGCACCGCCCCTTCACGAGAGGAGGCCGCATGA
- a CDS encoding OmpA family protein, translating to MTPRLTLVVATAALVISGMAPAARADTTPSVPPGTEPTASAPVEVDPNDPDLKLPEGGTLAEPKVLDIKQVVEDESGDERREDTNADVTFALQAEVLFGKDSAKLGAEAQARIATIAAEIKKQNTTVVRVFGFTDNLGSSAHGDVLSKQRADAVQAELAGELNDPNVTFEVRGYGEQYPISDNSTEEGRKKNRRVEVTFPRTTS from the coding sequence ATGACCCCACGTCTCACTCTGGTGGTGGCCACAGCCGCCCTCGTGATCAGCGGGATGGCGCCCGCCGCGCGGGCCGACACCACCCCCAGCGTCCCCCCGGGCACCGAACCCACCGCCTCCGCCCCCGTGGAGGTCGACCCCAACGACCCCGACCTCAAGCTTCCGGAGGGCGGCACCCTCGCCGAGCCCAAGGTGCTGGACATCAAGCAGGTCGTCGAGGACGAGTCCGGCGACGAACGGCGGGAGGACACCAACGCGGACGTGACGTTCGCCCTCCAGGCCGAGGTCCTCTTCGGCAAGGACAGCGCGAAACTCGGCGCGGAGGCGCAGGCCCGTATCGCCACGATCGCCGCCGAGATCAAGAAGCAGAACACCACCGTGGTCCGCGTCTTCGGCTTCACCGACAACCTGGGCTCCTCCGCCCACGGCGACGTCCTGTCGAAGCAGCGGGCGGACGCCGTCCAGGCCGAACTCGCGGGCGAGCTGAACGACCCGAACGTCACCTTCGAGGTCCGCGGCTACGGCGAGCAGTACCCCATCTCCGACAACTCCACGGAAGAGGGCCGCAAGAAGAACCGCCGTGTGGAGGTCACCTTCCCGCGGACGACGAGCTGA
- a CDS encoding DUF192 domain-containing protein: protein MRRWRDGRGRLTVHGDGGAIVTVPLEVATSYRARTKGLLGRDSVDGALLLSPASGIHTFRMRIPIDVAYLTRDLTVLAVRTMRPGRLGRPRLRARHVLEAEAGVMAGWGVKAGARVSVEPGRTDGEAS from the coding sequence ATGAGGCGTTGGCGTGACGGGCGGGGTCGGTTGACGGTGCACGGGGACGGCGGGGCGATCGTGACCGTCCCGCTGGAGGTCGCCACCTCCTACCGGGCTCGCACGAAGGGCCTGCTGGGCCGGGACTCCGTCGACGGCGCGCTGTTACTGTCCCCCGCTTCCGGTATCCACACCTTCCGCATGCGCATCCCCATCGACGTCGCCTACCTGACCCGCGACCTCACCGTCCTCGCCGTCCGCACGATGCGCCCCGGCCGCCTGGGCCGACCGCGCCTGCGCGCCCGGCACGTTCTGGAGGCGGAGGCGGGGGTCATGGCTGGGTGGGGCGTCAAGGCGGGGGCGCGAGTCTCGGTCGAGCCGGGACGAACCGACGGGGAAGCGTCATGA
- a CDS encoding class I SAM-dependent methyltransferase, which produces MKAHDHDTRPGFEDLLAEGAAVPTDGWDFSWFEGRATEARPSWAYAATLAGRLARASAALDVQTGGGEVLDFALGRAAPEAPLLTVATEGWPANVAKAAALLRPRGIAVVASPEDAPLPFADATFDLVSSRHPVRPLWSEIARVLEPGGTYFAQHVGSRSVFELVEYFLGPQPAAVSSARHPDRERADAEAAGLEIVDLRAERLRVEFHDIAAVVHFLRKVVWMVPGFTVEAYRPRLRALHERIEADGPFVAHSTRHLFEARKPTG; this is translated from the coding sequence ATGAAGGCCCACGACCACGACACGCGCCCCGGCTTCGAGGATCTCCTCGCCGAAGGGGCCGCCGTCCCCACCGACGGGTGGGACTTCTCCTGGTTCGAAGGGCGGGCCACCGAGGCTCGGCCCTCCTGGGCGTACGCGGCGACGCTGGCGGGGCGGCTGGCGCGCGCGAGCGCCGCGCTCGACGTGCAGACCGGGGGAGGGGAGGTCCTGGACTTCGCCCTCGGCCGGGCCGCCCCCGAGGCGCCCCTCCTCACCGTCGCCACCGAGGGCTGGCCGGCGAACGTCGCCAAGGCCGCCGCCCTGCTCCGCCCGCGCGGCATCGCGGTCGTCGCGTCCCCGGAGGACGCCCCGCTGCCCTTCGCGGACGCCACCTTCGACCTGGTCAGCAGCAGGCACCCGGTCCGGCCCCTCTGGAGCGAGATCGCCCGCGTCCTGGAGCCCGGCGGGACCTACTTCGCCCAGCACGTCGGCTCCCGCAGCGTCTTCGAGCTCGTCGAGTACTTCCTCGGACCGCAGCCGGCGGCGGTGAGCAGCGCCCGGCATCCCGACCGGGAGCGCGCCGACGCCGAGGCGGCGGGGCTGGAGATCGTCGACCTGCGGGCGGAACGGCTGCGGGTGGAGTTCCACGACATCGCGGCCGTCGTCCACTTCCTGCGCAAGGTGGTGTGGATGGTCCCGGGCTTCACGGTGGAGGCCTATCGACCCCGGCTGCGCGCCCTGCACGAGCGGATCGAGGCCGACGGTCCGTTCGTCGCGCACAGCACCCGGCACCTCTTCGAGGCCCGCAAGCCGACCGGCTGA
- a CDS encoding DUF5936 domain-containing protein, whose product MELLLALAVGLSVWGMFAGIRMYRAEVKLPSDLALALEVGATRTGAVGSVVDRLGMRYAPAVLRLMGPKQVTRYRRRIDLAGNPGGLTIDRYAARRAVYGAIGALGAFAALLQGSYFIALLMLAFGAFWSEVGIWSAIRVRKDAIERTLPDFLDVLAVVVSAGLGFRQALDRVASRYEGPWADEIRITLRQMDLGVSRREAFQELRRRNDSEQVAMFVTALQQGEELGAPIVDTLVAIAKDMRRTDAQNARRKAARAVPKATLMITTFMVPATMLLLGAGMLLGSGTDFSSITGD is encoded by the coding sequence ATGGAACTGCTGCTCGCACTCGCCGTGGGCCTCAGCGTCTGGGGCATGTTCGCCGGCATCCGCATGTACCGGGCCGAGGTGAAGCTGCCCAGCGACCTGGCGCTCGCCCTGGAGGTCGGGGCGACCCGCACCGGCGCCGTGGGCTCGGTCGTCGACCGCCTGGGCATGCGGTACGCACCCGCCGTCCTGCGGCTGATGGGCCCCAAGCAGGTCACCCGGTACCGCCGCAGGATCGACCTGGCGGGCAACCCGGGCGGCCTGACCATCGACCGCTACGCGGCCCGGCGCGCGGTCTACGGCGCGATCGGCGCCCTCGGCGCCTTCGCCGCCCTCCTCCAGGGCAGCTACTTCATCGCGCTCCTCATGCTCGCCTTCGGCGCGTTCTGGTCCGAGGTCGGCATCTGGTCCGCGATCCGGGTCCGCAAGGACGCCATCGAACGGACCCTGCCGGACTTCCTCGACGTCCTGGCCGTGGTGGTGAGCGCGGGCCTCGGCTTCCGCCAGGCCCTCGACCGGGTGGCGTCCCGTTACGAGGGCCCGTGGGCGGACGAGATCCGCATCACCCTCCGTCAGATGGACCTCGGCGTGAGCCGCCGCGAGGCCTTCCAGGAACTGCGCCGCCGCAACGACTCCGAGCAGGTCGCCATGTTCGTCACCGCGCTCCAGCAGGGCGAGGAGCTCGGCGCGCCGATCGTCGACACGCTCGTCGCGATCGCCAAGGACATGCGCCGCACGGACGCGCAGAACGCCCGGCGCAAGGCCGCCCGCGCGGTCCCCAAGGCCACGCTGATGATCACGACGTTCATGGTCCCGGCGACGATGCTCCTCCTCGGCGCGGGCATGCTGCTCGGCTCCGGCACGGACTTCAGCTCGATCACGGGCGACTAG
- a CDS encoding PhoH family protein, with product MVTSTKRRMPDRRTYVLDTSVLLADPNAMTRFEEHEVVLPIVVVTELEAKRHHPELGYFARQALRLLDDYRVKFGRLDAPIPIGELGGTVRVELNHSDPSVLPTGYRLGDNDSRILAVARNLQAEGFDVTVVSKDLPLRIKASSVGLLAEEYRAELAITGSSGWTGMSELTLSGEQVDILFEEGHAYVPEVADLPVHTGLTIQSERGKALGRVTADGNVRLVRGDREAFGIKGRSAEQRIALDLLLDPDVGILSMGGRAGTGKSALALCAGLEAVLERRQHQKVMVFRPLYAVGGQELGYLPGSEAEKMGPWAQAVFDTLSAVTSREVIEEVTARGMLEVLPLTHIRGRSLHDAFVIVDEAQSLERNVLLTVLSRIGANSRVVLTHDVAQRDNLRVGRYDGVVAVVEKLKGHPLFAHVTLNRSERSQIAALVTEMLEDGQI from the coding sequence GTGGTGACCAGCACAAAGCGCCGTATGCCAGACCGGCGCACCTATGTTCTCGACACCAGCGTCCTGCTGGCCGACCCGAACGCCATGACCCGCTTCGAGGAGCACGAGGTCGTGCTCCCCATCGTCGTGGTCACGGAACTGGAGGCCAAGCGGCACCATCCCGAACTCGGCTACTTCGCCCGGCAGGCGCTGCGTCTGCTGGACGACTACCGGGTGAAGTTCGGTCGCCTCGACGCCCCGATCCCGATCGGGGAACTCGGCGGCACCGTCCGTGTCGAGCTCAACCACTCGGACCCCAGCGTTCTGCCGACCGGCTACCGCCTGGGGGACAACGACTCCCGCATCCTCGCGGTCGCCCGCAATCTGCAGGCCGAGGGGTTCGACGTCACCGTCGTGTCGAAGGACCTCCCGCTCAGGATCAAGGCGTCCTCGGTCGGGCTCCTCGCCGAGGAGTACCGCGCCGAGCTCGCCATCACGGGCTCCTCCGGCTGGACCGGAATGTCCGAACTGACCCTGTCCGGCGAGCAGGTGGACATCCTCTTCGAGGAGGGGCACGCCTATGTGCCCGAGGTCGCGGACCTTCCCGTGCACACCGGTCTGACCATCCAGTCGGAGCGCGGCAAGGCCCTGGGCCGGGTCACCGCCGACGGCAACGTCCGGCTGGTGCGCGGCGACCGGGAGGCGTTCGGCATCAAGGGCCGCAGTGCCGAGCAGCGCATCGCGCTCGATCTGCTGCTCGACCCGGACGTCGGGATCCTGTCGATGGGCGGCCGGGCCGGCACCGGCAAGTCGGCGCTGGCGCTGTGCGCGGGTCTGGAGGCGGTCCTGGAGCGCCGTCAGCACCAGAAGGTGATGGTCTTCCGGCCGCTGTACGCGGTGGGCGGGCAGGAGCTGGGCTATCTGCCCGGTTCCGAGGCCGAGAAGATGGGCCCCTGGGCACAGGCGGTCTTCGACACGCTGTCCGCGGTCACCAGCCGCGAGGTCATCGAGGAGGTCACCGCGCGCGGCATGCTGGAGGTCCTGCCCCTGACCCACATCCGGGGCCGTTCCCTCCACGACGCCTTCGTGATCGTCGACGAGGCGCAGTCGCTCGAACGGAATGTGCTTCTCACCGTTCTGTCCCGGATCGGTGCGAATTCGCGGGTCGTTCTGACCCACGATGTGGCGCAAAGGGACAATCTGCGAGTCGGGCGATATGACGGTGTGGTCGCCGTCGTCGAGAAACTGAAGGGGCACCCGCTCTTCGCGCACGTGACGCTGAATCGGTCCGAGAGGTCCCAGATCGCGGCGCTTGTGACCGAAATGCTGGAGGACGGGCAGATCTGA
- a CDS encoding response regulator transcription factor produces MPDRPPHPDALQPLFPPPPRPEPVRVIVADDNPVVRAGLTALLSGREDLTVVAEAADGREAYESALRHRPDVVLLDVRMPGVDGLSALPHLARIARVVMLTYSHEAEIVQEALRGGAGGYLVHGEFTVEELVAAVRDITRGRAHFTPTAATAVLAHLQNGATAHVKADSTPLFSLTSTERLSQLQPTVGQSTSGGRERFPLSAREAEIMDLIASGMNNQQIAATCFISEKTVKNHINRIFAKLHSSSRSEAAAKWLGTAVTS; encoded by the coding sequence ATGCCGGACCGACCGCCCCACCCCGACGCCCTGCAGCCGCTCTTCCCCCCACCGCCCCGGCCCGAACCCGTGCGCGTGATCGTGGCCGACGACAACCCGGTCGTCCGCGCGGGCCTGACCGCCCTCCTCTCCGGCCGGGAGGACCTCACGGTCGTCGCGGAGGCCGCCGACGGCCGCGAGGCCTACGAGTCCGCCCTTCGCCACCGCCCCGACGTCGTCCTCCTGGACGTCCGCATGCCCGGCGTGGACGGCCTGTCCGCCCTACCCCACCTGGCGCGGATCGCCCGCGTCGTGATGCTGACGTACAGCCACGAGGCCGAGATCGTCCAGGAGGCGCTGCGTGGTGGGGCGGGGGGCTATCTGGTCCACGGCGAGTTCACCGTGGAGGAACTGGTGGCGGCGGTGCGGGACATCACACGGGGCCGGGCCCACTTCACCCCGACGGCGGCGACGGCGGTTCTGGCACACCTCCAGAACGGTGCGACTGCACACGTAAAAGCGGACTCGACACCCCTATTTTCCCTGACTTCCACGGAACGGCTTTCGCAGTTGCAACCAACTGTGGGACAGTCGACGTCGGGAGGCAGGGAGAGGTTCCCGCTCAGCGCGAGGGAGGCGGAGATCATGGACCTCATCGCGTCGGGCATGAACAACCAGCAGATCGCCGCCACCTGCTTCATCAGCGAGAAGACGGTCAAGAACCACATCAACCGCATCTTCGCCAAACTGCACAGCAGCAGCCGCTCCGAGGCCGCGGCCAAGTGGCTGGGTACGGCGGTGACTTCATGA
- a CDS encoding dihydrofolate reductase family protein, with protein sequence MRKIVLMMSVSLDGYIEGPDRDISWHRVDEELHQHFNDIVRGLGGLLHGRVTYDLMAGFWPTADIDPDAEVTAPMVEFAGIWRNIPKYVYSKTLRHADWNTTIVREVVPDEVNALKREPGGDLGLSGAALASAFLRHDLVDEIRLYVHPVLIGRGTPLFPHTDTTTPLDLVDSHTFGNGVALLHYRRARGEDVVAGTEAEGV encoded by the coding sequence ATGCGCAAGATCGTCCTGATGATGTCGGTGTCCCTCGACGGGTACATCGAGGGCCCCGACCGCGACATCTCCTGGCATCGCGTCGACGAAGAACTCCACCAGCACTTCAACGACATCGTCCGCGGGCTGGGCGGTCTGCTCCACGGCCGGGTCACCTACGACCTCATGGCCGGGTTCTGGCCCACGGCCGACATCGACCCCGACGCCGAAGTCACCGCGCCCATGGTCGAGTTCGCCGGCATCTGGCGGAACATCCCGAAGTACGTGTACTCCAAGACTCTGCGGCACGCCGACTGGAACACGACGATCGTCCGGGAGGTCGTCCCCGACGAGGTCAACGCCCTCAAGCGGGAGCCGGGCGGCGACCTGGGCCTCAGCGGGGCCGCTCTCGCCTCGGCCTTCCTCCGCCACGACCTCGTCGACGAGATCCGCCTGTACGTCCACCCGGTCCTCATCGGGCGCGGCACACCCCTGTTCCCCCACACCGACACCACGACGCCCCTCGACCTCGTCGACTCCCACACCTTCGGCAACGGGGTCGCACTGCTGCACTACCGGCGCGCGCGTGGAGAAGACGTGGTGGCCGGTACAGAAGCCGAGGGCGTGTAG
- a CDS encoding pilus assembly protein TadG-related protein has product MTRVRRYGDAGQAFPIYITVVAGLLFLAFAYFAVGQAAVNRNGAQTAADAAALAAAQETRDQLAGLWAEDVLDPTKWQAIFDGVGADGDTCWRAFELAAQNDASVDDCQPDGLRFRVDVQTNKSAGDSVIPITSTTRAHASAVAVIESLCTFEPPGEDAEDDVLPRLTCDDGEDWDLDPKNLTDLPGPEDLFDVHLATG; this is encoded by the coding sequence CTGACACGAGTCCGCAGGTACGGCGACGCAGGGCAGGCCTTCCCCATCTACATCACGGTGGTGGCGGGCCTGCTCTTCCTCGCGTTCGCGTACTTCGCGGTCGGCCAGGCCGCGGTGAACCGCAACGGCGCCCAGACAGCCGCCGACGCGGCGGCACTGGCGGCAGCGCAGGAGACCAGGGACCAACTGGCGGGCTTGTGGGCCGAGGACGTTCTCGACCCGACGAAGTGGCAGGCCATCTTCGATGGCGTCGGAGCGGATGGCGACACGTGCTGGCGCGCCTTCGAGCTCGCCGCGCAGAACGATGCCAGCGTGGACGACTGCCAGCCGGACGGTCTCCGGTTCAGAGTCGACGTCCAGACGAACAAGTCGGCGGGGGACTCCGTAATCCCCATCACGAGCACCACACGGGCACACGCCTCTGCCGTTGCCGTGATCGAGTCACTGTGCACGTTCGAGCCGCCGGGCGAGGACGCGGAGGACGACGTGCTGCCGAGGCTCACCTGCGATGACGGGGAGGACTGGGATCTGGACCCGAAGAACCTCACCGATCTGCCCGGACCCGAGGACCTCTTCGACGTTCACCTGGCCACTGGCTGA
- a CDS encoding isoprenyl transferase, whose protein sequence is MNLRDKLRGLLVRLYARRVEGHLDHAQVPKHIGVIMDGNRRWAKAAGSTTEHGHRAGADKIEEFLGWCTETDVEVVTLWLLSTDNLDRPQEELVPLLGIIEDVVRTLAADGRWRVHHVGTPDILPSHVQTALKEAEESTAHVDGILVNVAIGYGGRQEIADAVRSMIVDAADKGTSMEDLADSVSVDLIGRHLYTGAQPDPDLVIRTSGEQRLSGFMLWQTAHAEYYFCEVFWPAFRKVDFLRALRDYAARHRRYGG, encoded by the coding sequence GTGAACCTGCGCGACAAGCTGCGCGGCCTTCTGGTCAGGCTGTACGCACGCCGGGTGGAAGGCCACCTGGACCACGCTCAGGTGCCCAAGCACATCGGCGTCATCATGGACGGCAACCGGCGCTGGGCGAAGGCCGCGGGTTCCACCACCGAGCACGGCCACCGTGCCGGTGCCGACAAGATCGAGGAGTTCCTCGGCTGGTGCACCGAGACGGACGTCGAGGTCGTCACCCTCTGGCTGCTGTCGACGGACAACCTCGACCGCCCCCAGGAGGAACTCGTCCCGCTCCTCGGCATCATCGAGGACGTCGTGCGCACCCTCGCCGCCGACGGCCGCTGGCGTGTCCACCACGTCGGCACCCCGGACATCCTCCCCTCCCATGTGCAGACCGCGCTGAAGGAAGCCGAGGAGTCCACCGCCCACGTCGACGGAATACTGGTCAACGTCGCCATCGGCTACGGCGGCCGCCAGGAGATCGCCGACGCCGTGCGCTCGATGATCGTGGACGCGGCGGACAAGGGCACCTCGATGGAGGACCTCGCCGACTCCGTCAGCGTCGATCTGATCGGCCGCCACCTCTACACCGGCGCCCAGCCCGACCCCGACCTGGTCATCCGCACCAGCGGTGAGCAGCGGTTGTCCGGATTCATGCTGTGGCAGACGGCCCATGCGGAGTACTACTTCTGCGAGGTCTTCTGGCCGGCCTTCCGCAAGGTCGACTTCCTGCGCGCCCTGCGCGACTACGCGGCCCGCCACCGGCGTTACGGCGGCTGA